One genomic segment of Intestinimonas butyriciproducens includes these proteins:
- a CDS encoding TIGR03915 family putative DNA repair protein, which produces MDHGTPFAYLYDGSYAGFLTCIYESYVRKELPVSFSTPEDPRISLYPERAVETEEAHAGRVYRSLSQRISLDAQRMVTRGFLTCMPEKEERIYAFVRLGYRIGPAVVRDLTDPRVAPLVTALTHLKGEAHQLQGFLRFSEQGGVLTAEIEPKNRVLPLLRPHFCARYSGERFVIYDRTHREALFYQPGRWAIVPLEAFCAGAPGETELDYRRLWRRFYDTVSIEGRYHPKCRMTHMPKRYWNTMTEFQTEPGLGER; this is translated from the coding sequence ATGGACCACGGAACGCCCTTTGCCTATCTCTATGACGGCTCTTATGCGGGTTTCCTCACCTGTATCTATGAGAGCTACGTCCGAAAAGAACTGCCTGTGAGCTTCTCCACGCCGGAGGATCCCCGCATCTCCCTCTATCCCGAACGGGCGGTGGAGACCGAGGAAGCCCATGCCGGGCGGGTGTACCGCTCTCTCAGCCAGAGGATCTCGCTGGACGCACAGCGCATGGTGACCCGTGGCTTCCTCACCTGTATGCCCGAAAAGGAGGAGCGGATCTATGCGTTTGTCCGGCTGGGGTACCGGATCGGCCCCGCTGTGGTGCGGGACCTGACGGACCCGCGGGTGGCGCCGCTGGTGACTGCTCTGACCCATCTGAAGGGCGAGGCTCACCAGCTACAGGGCTTCCTCCGTTTCTCCGAACAGGGCGGCGTGCTGACGGCGGAGATCGAGCCTAAAAACCGGGTCCTCCCCCTGCTGCGGCCCCACTTCTGCGCCCGGTACTCCGGAGAGCGGTTCGTCATCTACGACCGCACACACCGGGAGGCGCTGTTTTACCAGCCGGGGCGGTGGGCCATTGTACCGCTGGAGGCGTTTTGTGCCGGCGCGCCGGGGGAGACGGAGCTGGATTACCGCAGGCTATGGCGGCGGTTCTACGATACCGTCTCCATCGAGGGACGCTATCATCCCAAGTGCCGTATGACCCATATGCCCAAACGCTACTGGAACACCATGACCGAGTTCCAGACTGAGCCGGGGCTGGGAGAGCGATAA
- a CDS encoding putative DNA modification/repair radical SAM protein, whose amino-acid sequence MELLDKLTILTDAAKYDAACTSSGLDRAGRPGKLGSTVLGGCCHSFSADGRCVTLLKVLMTNACCYDCQYCVNRRSNDVPRTAFTPRELAELTIGFYRRNYIEGLFLSSAVLRDPDYTTERMIETLRLIREEYGFAGYIHAKAIPGADPLLTYRLGLLADRMSVNIELPSEASLKALAPDKTRASILTPMAQIREAILESGQALRLYRGAPRFAPAGQSTQMIIGATPESDLHILRLTEGLYQKYQLKRVFYSAYLPVSDSKLLPAPQGFQPPLLREHRLYQADWLLRFYHFEATELLDEGHPDLDPRLDPKCCWALRHLEEFPVEVNRADYERLLRVPGIGVRSARRILTARRVGPITFEGLKKLGVVLKRAQYFLTCSGRMLPGLSRVKPDSVLRQMVALERPLLAGDVPEQLSLFAQNAG is encoded by the coding sequence GTGGAGCTGCTGGACAAGCTGACCATTCTGACCGATGCGGCCAAATACGATGCGGCCTGTACCTCCAGCGGTCTGGACCGGGCGGGGCGGCCGGGAAAACTGGGCTCCACGGTGCTGGGGGGATGCTGCCATTCCTTCTCCGCCGACGGGCGGTGTGTGACGCTGCTGAAGGTGCTGATGACCAACGCGTGCTGTTACGACTGTCAGTACTGCGTGAACCGCCGCTCCAACGACGTGCCACGCACGGCCTTTACGCCCCGGGAGCTGGCCGAGCTCACCATCGGCTTCTACCGGCGCAATTATATCGAGGGGCTTTTCCTCTCCTCTGCTGTGCTGAGAGACCCGGACTACACCACAGAGCGGATGATCGAGACCCTGCGCCTCATCCGGGAGGAGTACGGCTTTGCCGGATACATCCACGCAAAGGCCATCCCCGGAGCGGATCCGCTGCTCACCTATCGGCTGGGACTGCTGGCGGACCGGATGAGCGTGAACATCGAGCTGCCCTCCGAGGCATCCCTGAAAGCGTTGGCCCCGGACAAGACCAGGGCCTCCATCCTGACCCCCATGGCCCAGATTCGGGAGGCCATTCTAGAGTCCGGGCAGGCCCTCAGGCTGTACCGGGGCGCTCCCCGGTTCGCTCCGGCCGGACAGTCCACCCAGATGATCATCGGCGCCACGCCGGAGTCTGATCTCCATATCCTCCGCCTTACCGAGGGGCTCTATCAGAAGTATCAGCTCAAGCGGGTCTTTTATTCGGCCTATCTGCCCGTGTCCGACAGCAAGCTCCTGCCCGCCCCGCAGGGCTTCCAGCCACCCCTTCTCCGGGAGCACCGGCTGTATCAGGCCGACTGGCTGCTGCGGTTTTATCACTTTGAAGCGACGGAACTGCTGGATGAGGGCCACCCGGATCTCGACCCCCGCCTGGACCCCAAATGCTGCTGGGCGCTGCGGCATCTGGAGGAATTTCCGGTAGAGGTAAACCGGGCGGACTATGAGCGGCTGCTGCGGGTCCCCGGCATAGGGGTGCGTTCGGCGCGGCGGATCCTCACCGCCCGGCGGGTGGGCCCCATCACCTTTGAGGGGCTCAAAAAGCTGGGCGTGGTGCTCAAGCGGGCGCAGTACTTCCTCACCTGCTCCGGGCGGATGCTCCCGGGGCTGAGCCGCGTGAAGCCGGACAGTGTGCTGCGGCAGATGGTGGCGCTGGAACGGCCGCTGCTGGCCGGAGACGTTCCGGAGCAGCTCTCACTCTTTGCGCAAAATGCCGGATAA
- a CDS encoding VanZ family protein, with protein MQNVSKSRIGCYPVLTLLWLGVIWGHSLQPAAVSSQESGAVLSGLSALLEALCLPPFLTETLVRKGAHMAEYLVLAALLTGSLRNRDRTGRGLCAGVLSASLFCALIDETIQLFVEGRAGKVSDIWVDLGGAALGLLLALAAGVLRRKKRYAA; from the coding sequence ATGCAAAACGTCTCCAAGTCAAGGATCGGATGTTACCCCGTGTTGACCCTGCTGTGGCTGGGCGTCATCTGGGGGCACTCCCTCCAGCCCGCCGCCGTCTCCTCACAGGAGAGCGGTGCGGTGCTCTCGGGCCTTTCGGCGCTGCTGGAGGCGCTGTGCCTTCCCCCCTTTCTCACCGAGACGCTGGTGCGCAAGGGCGCCCATATGGCGGAGTATCTGGTGCTCGCGGCGCTGCTCACTGGGAGCCTGCGAAACCGGGACCGGACCGGGCGGGGCCTGTGTGCCGGGGTACTCTCCGCGTCGCTCTTCTGCGCCCTGATCGATGAGACCATCCAGCTCTTTGTGGAAGGGAGGGCGGGAAAGGTGTCCGACATCTGGGTGGACCTGGGGGGTGCGGCGCTGGGCTTGCTGCTGGCACTGGCGGCGGGGGTGCTGCGGAGGAAGAAAAGGTACGCCGCATAA
- a CDS encoding ABC transporter ATP-binding protein, producing MKKIWDKLREGYLQEMCQELGWIYRYARRYRGQIALYIALGLLVAGLGLGGSLLSRTLTTAVVGAHRAWGEVAALAAGYVLLGLVALGLSALNSRISTKVNLKIQNEMQADVFRRFLQADWSALQAFHSGDLLSRVTGDVGTVAGSVFGLLPSLVIRLFQFSACLILILWYDPVMALLALLSAPVTLLFSRALMGRMREHQKRVRGANAQLMAFHEEALQNMQAIKAFDLTGRFTAREGEEQARWREASLDFNRFSILTSSLMSLMGQAVSYTCLAWGVYRLWTGYIDLALMVMFLQLAGQLSAGFSALVGLVPGAISATVAARRILAVLDLPREPEVAPTLARRVERMAAAGRGKGLTLRLDRVSFRYAPDRPVLEEVSLLARPGELVALAGASGEGKTTLLRVLLGLIRPQGGTAILQAPGEEDLPVSACTRPLFAYVPQEKAAFSGTIAESLRLLRPDADDQMLEEALRTACAYEFVSRLPQGIHTPLGEQGAGLSEGQNQRLSIARALLRDAPVLLLDEATSALDAETEARVLRNLLTGQGGRTCIVTSHRPTVFAMADRVYQIREGRVEEGPC from the coding sequence AATGTGCCAGGAGCTAGGCTGGATTTACCGCTATGCCAGGCGCTACCGGGGACAAATCGCGCTGTATATCGCTCTGGGGCTCCTGGTGGCGGGGCTGGGCTTGGGCGGCAGTCTTCTCTCCCGCACCCTCACCACCGCCGTGGTGGGTGCGCATCGGGCCTGGGGAGAGGTGGCGGCCCTTGCGGCAGGCTATGTGCTGCTGGGGCTGGTGGCCCTGGGCCTCTCCGCCCTCAACAGCCGCATTTCCACCAAGGTGAATCTGAAGATCCAGAATGAGATGCAGGCCGACGTGTTCCGCCGCTTTCTCCAGGCGGATTGGAGCGCCCTCCAGGCATTCCACTCCGGCGATCTCCTCAGCCGGGTGACCGGGGACGTCGGCACCGTGGCGGGGAGCGTGTTTGGACTGCTGCCCAGCCTGGTAATCCGTCTGTTCCAGTTTTCGGCCTGCCTGATCCTGATCCTGTGGTATGACCCGGTGATGGCCCTGCTGGCCCTGCTCAGCGCCCCGGTGACTCTGCTGTTTTCCCGTGCCCTGATGGGACGGATGCGGGAGCATCAGAAACGGGTGCGGGGAGCCAACGCCCAGTTGATGGCCTTTCACGAGGAGGCCCTCCAGAATATGCAGGCCATCAAAGCCTTCGACCTGACGGGGCGGTTCACCGCGCGGGAGGGGGAGGAACAGGCCCGCTGGCGGGAGGCCAGCCTGGACTTCAACCGCTTTTCCATCCTGACCTCTTCTCTGATGTCCCTGATGGGGCAGGCGGTCTCCTATACCTGTCTGGCCTGGGGCGTTTACCGGCTGTGGACAGGATACATCGACCTTGCCCTGATGGTCATGTTTCTGCAGCTCGCCGGGCAGCTCTCCGCCGGGTTTTCCGCCCTGGTGGGGCTGGTGCCCGGCGCCATCTCCGCGACCGTGGCCGCCCGGCGCATCTTGGCTGTGCTGGACCTCCCCCGTGAACCGGAGGTCGCCCCTACGTTGGCGCGGCGGGTGGAGCGAATGGCCGCCGCGGGACGGGGAAAGGGGCTTACGCTGCGGCTGGACCGGGTGAGCTTCCGCTATGCGCCGGACCGTCCGGTGCTGGAGGAGGTCTCCCTCCTGGCGCGTCCGGGGGAGCTGGTGGCCCTGGCCGGCGCCTCCGGCGAGGGTAAGACCACCCTGCTGCGGGTGTTGCTGGGCCTGATCCGACCCCAGGGCGGGACGGCGATCCTCCAGGCGCCGGGGGAGGAGGACCTGCCTGTGTCGGCCTGTACTCGTCCCCTCTTTGCCTATGTGCCCCAGGAAAAGGCCGCCTTTTCCGGCACCATCGCCGAGAGCCTGCGCCTGCTGCGGCCGGATGCCGACGACCAGATGCTGGAGGAGGCCCTCAGGACCGCCTGCGCCTACGAATTCGTCAGCCGGCTTCCTCAGGGGATACACACCCCTTTGGGGGAACAGGGGGCGGGGCTCTCCGAGGGGCAGAACCAACGCCTCTCCATCGCCCGCGCGCTGCTGCGGGACGCTCCGGTCCTGCTGCTGGATGAGGCCACCTCGGCGCTGGACGCGGAGACCGAGGCCCGGGTGCTCCGGAACCTGCTCACAGGGCAGGGGGGACGCACCTGCATTGTCACCAGCCACCGGCCCACGGTCTTTGCCATGGCCGACCGGGTCTACCAGATCCGGGAGGGCAGGGTGGAGGAGGGTCCGTGCTAG